One genomic region from Quercus robur chromosome 4, dhQueRobu3.1, whole genome shotgun sequence encodes:
- the LOC126720716 gene encoding cold-responsive protein kinase 1, whose amino-acid sequence MTCFSFLFGRRKSPRKGSLDVDDEFSSIHNVKLYTYKELRTATEDFIPVNKIGEGGFGCVYKGRLKDGKIAAIKVLSAESKQGVKEFLTEINVISEIKHDNLVELYGCCVEEDHRILVYNYLENNSLAQTLIGGSQSNIYFNWRTRSKICIGIARGLAFLHEEVRPHIVHRDIKASNILLDKDLTPKISDFGLAKLIPSNVTHVSTRVAGTIGYLAPEYAIRGQLTRKADIYSFGVLLVEIVSGRCNTNTRLPIEEQYLLERTWELYERRELVGLVDTALDGDFDAEEACKFLKIGLLCTQDAPKLRPSMSTVVKMLTGKLDLDDNNITKPGLISDFMDLKVRGAQKKPDATITSNASSGSDNQDNSALLSGNTSAGTFTFTTLYDRSI is encoded by the exons ATgacttgtttttctttcttattcggTAGGAGGAAATCACCAAGAAAAGGAAGCCTTGATGTTGATGATG AATTTTCAAGCATTCACAATGTAAAGCTTTACACTTACAAAGAATTGAGAACTGCCACAGAAGATTTTATTCCAGTCAATAAAATTGGGGAGGGTGGTTTTGGTTGTGTCTATAAG GGACGGCTTAAAGATGGGAAGATTGCTGCTATAAAAGTTCTTTCAGCTGAATCAAAACAGGGAGTGAAGGAGTTCTTGACAGAGATTAATGTGATCTCAGAAATAAAGCATGACAATTTGGTTGAGCTCTATGGCTGTTGTGTGGAAGAAGATCACAGAATTTTGGTCTACAACTATCTTGAAAATAATAGCCTCGCACAAACTCtcattg GTGGAAGTCAAAGCAATATCTACTTTAATTGGCGAACAAGGTCTAAAATTTGCATTGGTATTGCACGCGGGCTTGCCTTCCTTCACGAAGAGGTACGACCACATATTGTTCACAGAGATATCAAAGCAAGCAATATTCTCCTTGACAAAGACTTGACACCCAAGATTTCAGATTTTGGGCTTGCAAAGCTTATCCCATCGAATGTGACTCACGTTAGCACACGTGTGGCAGGAACGAT AGGTTATCTAGCACCTGAATATGCGATAAGGGGACAATTAACGCGGAAAGCAGATATTTACAGTTTTGGTGTCCTCCTTGTGGAAATAGTCAGCGGGAGATGTAACACAAACACAAGATTACCTATTGAAGAGCAGTATCTCCTAGAAAGG ACGTGGGAACTTTATGAACGACGAGAGTTGGTTGGACTGGTAGACACAGCACTTGACGGTGATTTTGATGCTGAGGAGGCTTGTAAATTTCTAAAGATTGGTCTTCTCTGCACACAAGATGCTCCAAAACTCCGGCCATCCATGTCAACTGTGGTCAAGATGTTAACTGGTAAGCTAGATTTGGATGACAATAATATAACAAAGCCAGGCTTAATTTCCGATTTCATGGACCTCAAAGTGCGTGGTGCCCAGAAAAAGCCTGACGCAACCATTACTTCTAATGCATCCTCTGGATCAGACAACCAAGACAATTCAGCCTTGTTATCAGGAAACACAAGTGCCGGAACTTTCACCTTTACTACATTATATGACCGGAGCATTTAA